In Equus quagga isolate Etosha38 chromosome 14, UCLA_HA_Equagga_1.0, whole genome shotgun sequence, one DNA window encodes the following:
- the SCAMP4 gene encoding secretory carrier-associated membrane protein 4, producing the protein MSGKENNFPPLPKFIPLKPCFYQNFSDEIPIEHQLLVKRIFRLWLFYCATLGVNLIACLAWWIGGGSGANFGLALVWLLLFSPCSYVCWFRPAYKAFRADSSFNFMAFFFIFGAQFVLTVIQAVGFSGWGACGWLAAIGFFQTNVGAAVVMLLPAIMFSMSAALMAVVIMKVHRIYRGAGGSFQKAQTEWSTGAWRNPPSREAQYNNFSGNSLPEYPTVPSYPAGGGQWP; encoded by the exons ATGTCAG GAAAGGAGAACAACTTCCCGCCGCTGCCCAAGTTCATCCCGCTGAAGCCATGCTTCTACCAGAACTTCTCCGACGAGATCCCCATCGAGCACCAGCTGCTAGTGAAGAGGATCTTCCGGCTGTGGCTGT TCTACTGCGCCACCCTGGGGGTCAACCTCATCGCCTGCCTGGCCTGGTGGATCGGCGGCGGCTCGGGAGCCAACTTCGGCCTGGCCTTGGTCTGGCTGCTGCTCTTCTCCCCCTGCAGCTATGTGTGCTGGTTCCGGCCCGCGTACAAGGCCTTCCG AGCCGACAGCTCCTTTAACTTCATGGCCTTCTTCTTCATCTTCGGAGCCCAGTTTGTCCTGACCGTCATCCAGGCCGTCGGCTTCTCGGGCTGGGGCGCATG TGGTTGGCTGGCAGCGATCGGGTTCTTCCAGACCAATGTCGGGGCTGCTGTGGTCATGCTGCTTCCAGCCATCATGTTCTCCATGTCAGCTGCCCTGATGGCCGTCGTGATCATGAAG GTGCACAGGATCTATCGAGGGGCTGGCGGAAGCTTCCAGAAGGCGCAGACGGAGTGGAGCACAGGTGCTTGGCGGAACCCGCCATCTCGGGAGGCCCAGTACAACAACTTCTCCGGGAACAGCCTGCCCGAGTACCCCACGGTGCCCAGCTACCCGGCCGGTGGCGGCCAGTGGCCCTAG